One genomic segment of Catalinimonas alkaloidigena includes these proteins:
- a CDS encoding NADPH-dependent FMN reductase: protein MITIVVGTNRKKALSAAIAAYYQKVLQEKGTESQVINLVDLPADFTATALYENNGKNNQFNRFRQVFKEHEKFVFIIPEYNGSYPGVLKAFIDGMDYPSGLQGKKCALVGLSSGVQGASIPLSHFTDVLHYLGMHVLALKVKMGEIHRYIKENQLTSKVYDETLRLQADQLIAF from the coding sequence ATGATTACGATAGTTGTGGGTACCAACAGAAAAAAAGCACTTTCAGCCGCCATCGCAGCCTATTACCAAAAGGTGCTGCAAGAAAAAGGTACAGAAAGTCAGGTCATAAATCTGGTAGATTTGCCTGCTGACTTTACGGCTACTGCCTTGTATGAAAATAATGGAAAGAACAATCAGTTTAATCGCTTCAGGCAGGTTTTTAAGGAGCACGAAAAATTTGTTTTTATCATTCCGGAGTATAATGGTTCATACCCAGGCGTGCTCAAAGCTTTTATTGACGGCATGGATTACCCCAGCGGCCTGCAGGGAAAAAAATGTGCTTTGGTGGGGCTATCTTCCGGTGTACAGGGAGCAAGTATACCGCTGAGTCACTTTACTGATGTACTACACTATCTGGGGATGCATGTGCTGGCCCTAAAAGTAAAGATGGGAGAGATTCATAGGTATATAAAAGAAAATCAGCTCACAAGCAAAGTCTACGATGAGACTCTTCGCCTGCAAGCTGATCAGCTTATAGCGTTTTAA
- a CDS encoding SRPBCC family protein, with the protein MNIKISTAVEQPYQTVMQGFNEELFMRLNPPFPPVRLLRFDGCKKGDAVALELNFIFFKQQWLSKIVEDDFDQEEFYFIDKGTRLPFFLKYWHHRHRIIKNSQGSTIVDDITFKSPSPLLDFLLWPVLWLQFLYRKPIYKKIFSSKGIK; encoded by the coding sequence ATGAACATAAAAATAAGTACCGCGGTAGAGCAGCCCTATCAAACAGTAATGCAGGGGTTTAATGAAGAACTTTTTATGCGCCTCAATCCTCCGTTTCCTCCGGTAAGGCTACTGCGTTTTGATGGTTGCAAGAAAGGGGATGCAGTAGCCCTGGAACTTAATTTTATCTTTTTTAAACAGCAGTGGCTAAGTAAGATTGTAGAGGATGACTTTGATCAGGAAGAGTTTTACTTTATAGATAAGGGCACCAGACTTCCCTTTTTTTTAAAATACTGGCACCACCGCCACAGGATAATTAAGAATAGTCAGGGAAGTACAATTGTGGATGATATTACCTTCAAGTCTCCCTCTCCTTTGCTGGATTTTTTACTGTGGCCTGTCCTTTGGTTACAATTTCTTTATCGTAAACCTATTTATAAAAAAATATTTAGCTCAAAAGGTATAAAATAA